One segment of Geomonas ferrireducens DNA contains the following:
- a CDS encoding thiazole synthase produces the protein MPESNDKLVIAGREFDSRLMVGTGKYADFQQMVRAIEVSGAQIITVAVRRVNITDRAKESLLDHIDLKKYTLLPNTAGCYTAEDAIRTCRLAREAGLSDFVKLEVLGDEKTLYPNNEELLKAAKVLIAEGFTVLPYTSDDPIVCKRLEDMGCAAVMPLGAPIGSGLGIRNPYNIQIILETVKVPVIVDAGVGTASDAAIAMELGCDGVLMNTAIAGAQDPVAMALAMNLAVRAGRLAYKAGRIPRKLYASASSPLAGLIS, from the coding sequence ATGCCCGAATCAAACGACAAGCTCGTCATCGCAGGACGTGAATTCGACTCCCGCCTCATGGTGGGGACCGGCAAGTACGCCGACTTCCAGCAGATGGTGCGCGCCATCGAGGTCTCCGGCGCCCAGATCATCACCGTCGCGGTGAGACGCGTCAACATCACGGACCGGGCCAAGGAGTCCCTCCTTGACCATATCGATCTTAAGAAATATACCCTCCTGCCGAACACCGCGGGGTGCTACACCGCCGAGGATGCCATCAGGACCTGCAGGCTCGCCCGCGAGGCCGGCCTCTCCGACTTCGTGAAACTCGAGGTACTCGGGGACGAGAAGACCCTCTACCCGAACAACGAGGAACTCCTGAAGGCGGCGAAGGTTCTCATCGCCGAAGGGTTCACCGTGCTCCCCTACACGAGCGACGACCCCATAGTCTGCAAGCGCCTCGAGGATATGGGGTGCGCCGCGGTCATGCCGCTGGGCGCTCCGATCGGCTCGGGACTCGGCATCCGGAACCCTTACAACATCCAGATCATCCTGGAGACGGTGAAGGTTCCCGTTATCGTCGATGCCGGTGTCGGCACCGCCTCCGACGCGGCCATCGCCATGGAGCTTGGCTGCGACGGCGTGCTCATGAACACCGCGATCGCCGGTGCCCAGGATCCGGTCGCCATGGCGCTGGCGATGAACCTCGCCGTCCGTGCCGGGCGCCTCGCTTACAAGGCGGGACGCATCCCGAGGAAGCTCTACGCGAGCGCCTCGTCGCCGCTTGCGGGTCTCATCTCGTGA
- the thiS gene encoding sulfur carrier protein ThiS — MNITTNGEAVSINPLTIQEYLVSLGIDPRRVAVELNLEILPKAQYETTQLKDGDTLEIVHFVGGGAARA, encoded by the coding sequence GTGAACATCACCACCAACGGCGAGGCCGTATCGATTAATCCCCTTACCATTCAGGAATACCTGGTCTCCCTCGGCATCGACCCGCGGCGGGTTGCGGTAGAGCTGAACCTCGAGATCCTCCCGAAGGCGCAATACGAGACCACGCAGCTGAAGGACGGGGACACCCTGGAGATAGTCCACTTCGTAGGCGGCGGGGCCGCGCGCGCCTGA